The genomic interval GCTTCCCGGCCTTTGACTTCTATCTTGATCTGACTTCGGTAGGGAACCTGGTTAATAATGGTGCCCACTTCCTCATCACCGTCCAGGATAAATCCGGTTCGGCTGCTGAGGAGAGAATAATCCAAGTTAGCCGCCCCCAGCATACCCAGCTCTTCGGCTACGGTGAAAACAAACTCTACCCGGGGATAGGCGGCCGGCTTTTTTCTTAAAAGGTGCATCACCTCCAGGAGAATAGCTACCCCGGCCTTGTCATCAGCCCCCAGAACAGTTTCCCCCGCCGAGTAGAAAACCCCGTCCTTTTCCACCGGTTCAATTCCCCGGCCTGGCTGAACCGTATCTACATGCGCCGCAAACAGCAGGGGTGGGAGTTCTGCTCGGCCACCCTTAAACCTGGCAATCAGATTGCCGCTCTCTCCTCCAATGGCCTCGCCGGCTCTATCGGTAATTACTTCCAGGCCCAGCTCAATCAGCTTGTTTTTAAGATAGGCGACGATCTTCCCCTCTTGTTTAGAGAGGCTATCGATTTGAACCAGATGGAAGAAGGTCTCTTTTAGTCGGCTAATGTTCATTTGTCAGTGGAAAGGGGAGAGTTGAGAGGTCTCTCCCTTCTCAATTCTCCCCTCTCAACTTAACTCACTAACCCCTCTTCGCTTTTACTTTCTGTGTAACCGTTCAGCCACGGATGAACACGGATGAAACACGGAAAATCCCGCTACAGCGTATTTGCCTGCAATTAGGGTTGTAGGGACAACCCTTGTGGTTGTCCGCCTACGGAACAGACAGGGACACGCACGGACAGGGACAAACCCTGTCCCTACACTTCCGCCTTCTGTCCTCTCTTATTTATCCGTGCTAATCCGTGTTAATCAGTGGCTGAATAGTTACCTTTCTGCTCCCCACTTTTTACCGCCCACCAACCACTGGCAGGGCCTCAAAATAGAAGAAAGGCGTTATTATCCCTCCATAAATCTCGGCCTTTTGACCTAATCCCACCAGCGAGTTAAAGCTTTCATAGATATTTCCGGCTACCATGCAGTCTTTAATCCGGCCAATCACCTCACCCTCCTTAACCAGAAATCCAAGGCCAATATTGACTGAAAATTCACCGCCCAACACATTGCTCTGACCGCCGCCCAGGACCTGATCCACAATTACCCCTTCCTTTAAGCCGCGCACAGTTTTATTCCACTCCATATTCCCTGGGGAAACGCTGAGGTTACTGGAGGCAGGCGAAGGGAGGGAATCAAAATAGCGATAACCGTTCCCGGTTGATTCCCTCCCCCTCAAAGCAGCCGTTTGAAGGTCAAAGAGGAAATTTTTTAGGATGCCATCTTCTACAATAGGGATTTTTTGGGTGGCGATTCCTTCATCATCTATGGGGGCGCTACCGGCACAAAAATCGATCCCGGCGTCATCATAAATAGTAAGCTGGGGATCAAAAATAAGTTCTCCCCACCTGTCTGTCAAGGGAGAACTCCCCTTTTGAATCATCTTCCCGTTGACCCCTATCTCCACAGAGTGGAGGAGGGTAGGAACCGCTTTAGGGGTAAATATAACCGGATACCTTCCTGAAGCAAGTCCGGCCGTTTGTTTGGAAAGAGTAAGTCTTTGTTTAATTCGGTCAATAATAAAATCTGTCGACTGGATTAGTTTAGCCGAGCTGTAATAATCATAAACGGATAACAGGCTGTCTTCCTCTACCTTTAAAACCTCTACATAGAGATGAAAAGATGACTTTTTATACCCCTCATCCAGGCCAACCGAATTGATTAGCCTGGTCTTACCTATCGTTTTATCTATTTCTACCTTACAGTGGCAATCAGGGCATTCTTCCCGAATGGCCCCAATAATTTTCTCCCCTTCTTCCACTGCCTCGCCGGCTGTAAAACTACTTACTTTTTTATCAAAAACACAAACAGGATTTTTTTGGCTCGCCCCAGGAAATTCAAAAGCCGCCTTCTGTCCAAAGCCACTGACTTCCAGGGCATTTTCTACTAACGCCCGTCTTTGGGAAGGATCAGTCGTGGAAGAAAAGCCGATTTTGCCCTCCCTTATTAACCTGAGTCCCCAACCACAGGCCTCTTTCTCCCTGATATATTTAAGACGATTGTTTTCGAATTTAATAGAGTTTGAATTAGTCTGAACTTCGATCACTTCTGCCTTGGCAGCTCTTTTCAGAGCATGGGCCAGAATGTTTTCCATTATTGGGGCTCCTTTAATCTTCTTTCTAAGTATACACAATAATCGTCCTTTTGTCAAGAACCAAATTGTCAAGGAACTAATATCGTGCCTTAGTGGCTTGGTGGCTGGGTAGTTACAATAGAATAAAGCAACATCACCAGCAGTAAACCGGTAATCCCGCCGGCAAAATATTCCTCAGGCTGATAACCCAAGAAATGGAGAAAGAGCCACACGCTGCCGGAGAGTATGAT from bacterium carries:
- a CDS encoding TldD/PmbA family protein; this translates as MENILAHALKRAAKAEVIEVQTNSNSIKFENNRLKYIREKEACGWGLRLIREGKIGFSSTTDPSQRRALVENALEVSGFGQKAAFEFPGASQKNPVCVFDKKVSSFTAGEAVEEGEKIIGAIREECPDCHCKVEIDKTIGKTRLINSVGLDEGYKKSSFHLYVEVLKVEEDSLLSVYDYYSSAKLIQSTDFIIDRIKQRLTLSKQTAGLASGRYPVIFTPKAVPTLLHSVEIGVNGKMIQKGSSPLTDRWGELIFDPQLTIYDDAGIDFCAGSAPIDDEGIATQKIPIVEDGILKNFLFDLQTAALRGRESTGNGYRYFDSLPSPASSNLSVSPGNMEWNKTVRGLKEGVIVDQVLGGGQSNVLGGEFSVNIGLGFLVKEGEVIGRIKDCMVAGNIYESFNSLVGLGQKAEIYGGIITPFFYFEALPVVGGR